One Pseudomonas sp. FP1742 genomic window carries:
- the prpF gene encoding 2-methylaconitate cis-trans isomerase PrpF has protein sequence MVHTPQIKIPATYMRGGTSKGVFFSLQDLPEAAQIPGPARDALLLRVIGSPDPYEKQIDGMGGATSSTSKTVILSKSIKADHDVDYLFGQVAIDKPFVDWSGNCGNLSAAVGSFAVSNGLVDASRIPYNGVAVVRVWQANIGKTIIAHVPITNGEVQETGDFELDGVTFPAAEVQLEFMDPAAEEEGGGGSMFPTGNLVDDLEVPGVGTLKATLINAGIPTIFINAEDIGYTGTELQGAINSDLEALAMFETIRAYGALRMGLIQHPDEAARRQHTPKVAFVAPPADYIASSGKKIAATDVDLLVRALSMGKLHHAMMGTAAVAIGTAAAISGTLVNLAAGGIERNAVRFGHPSGTLRVGAEATQVNGEWTVKKAIMSRSARVLMEGYVRVPGDCF, from the coding sequence ATGGTTCACACACCTCAAATCAAGATCCCCGCCACCTACATGCGTGGCGGCACCAGCAAAGGCGTGTTCTTCAGCCTGCAAGACTTGCCCGAAGCGGCACAAATTCCGGGGCCGGCTCGGGATGCGTTATTGCTGCGAGTGATCGGCAGCCCCGATCCGTATGAAAAGCAGATTGACGGCATGGGCGGCGCGACATCCAGCACCAGCAAAACCGTGATCCTGTCGAAAAGCATCAAGGCCGATCACGACGTCGATTACCTGTTCGGCCAGGTCGCCATCGACAAGCCTTTCGTCGACTGGAGCGGCAACTGCGGCAACCTGTCGGCGGCGGTCGGTTCGTTCGCCGTCAGCAACGGCCTGGTGGATGCCAGTCGCATTCCGTACAACGGTGTAGCAGTGGTACGCGTGTGGCAGGCCAACATTGGCAAGACCATCATCGCTCATGTGCCGATCACCAATGGCGAGGTCCAGGAAACCGGCGATTTCGAACTCGACGGCGTGACCTTTCCGGCGGCTGAAGTGCAGCTCGAATTCATGGACCCGGCGGCGGAAGAGGAGGGGGGCGGTGGTTCGATGTTCCCCACCGGTAACCTGGTGGACGACCTCGAGGTGCCGGGTGTCGGCACGCTAAAGGCAACCCTGATCAACGCTGGCATCCCGACCATTTTCATCAACGCCGAAGACATCGGCTACACCGGCACCGAGCTGCAGGGCGCGATCAACAGTGACCTGGAGGCTTTGGCGATGTTTGAAACCATCCGTGCTTACGGCGCGCTGCGCATGGGGTTGATTCAACACCCGGATGAAGCCGCCAGGCGCCAGCACACGCCGAAGGTCGCGTTCGTTGCCCCACCTGCGGATTACATTGCGTCCAGCGGCAAGAAGATCGCAGCCACCGACGTCGACCTGCTGGTGCGCGCGCTGTCCATGGGCAAGCTGCACCACGCCATGATGGGCACGGCGGCGGTGGCCATCGGCACGGCGGCGGCGATTTCCGGCACGCTGGTGAACCTGGCGGCGGGCGGCATAGAGCGTAATGCCGTGCGCTTCGGTCATCCCTCCGGCACCTTGCGCGTGGGCGCCGAGGCCACTCAGGTCAACGGTGAATGGACGGTGAAAAAGGCCATCATGAGCCGCAGTGCACGGGTGTTGATGGAAGGTTACGTCCGTGTGCCGGGGGATTGTTTCTAA
- the prpD gene encoding 2-methylcitrate dehydratase has translation MSANVDLNTRPDYDTVLQDIADYVLNFKILSPEALDTARNCLMDTLGCGLLALRFPECTKHLGPIVEGTVVPFGARVPGTSYRLDPVKAAWDIGCIVRWLDYNDTWLAAEWGHPSDNLGGILAVADHLSQKHLANGEAPLTVRAVLEAMIMAHEIQGVIALENSFNRVGLDHVILVKVASTAVTAKLMGANREQLLSALSHAFADGQALRTYRHAPNAGSRKSWAAGDASSRGVRLADIAMRGEMGIPGVLTAKQWGFYDVLFSHTNNDLGLKPEGKRAFSFSRPFGSYVMENVLFKISFPAEFHAQTACEAAVTLHPLVRNRLHEIDRIVITTHESAIRIISKVGPLANAADRDHCLQYMTAVPLVFGNLVAEQYEDDFHAVHPIIDVLRDKMVIVEDPRFTREYLEPDKRSIANGLQVFFKDGSSTENVVVEYPIGHRRRRADGIPLLEEKFKVNLATRFTAQRSAEIFALCKDQAALEATPVNRFVDLFVI, from the coding sequence ATGAGCGCCAACGTCGACCTGAACACCCGCCCCGACTACGACACGGTCCTGCAGGACATCGCCGACTACGTCCTCAATTTCAAAATCCTGTCTCCAGAGGCGCTCGATACCGCCCGCAACTGCCTGATGGACACCCTCGGCTGTGGCTTGCTGGCCCTGCGTTTTCCTGAATGCACCAAACACCTGGGCCCCATCGTCGAAGGTACTGTCGTTCCCTTCGGTGCGCGCGTGCCGGGTACGAGTTATCGTCTCGACCCGGTCAAGGCTGCTTGGGACATTGGGTGCATCGTTCGATGGCTCGATTACAACGACACCTGGCTCGCCGCTGAATGGGGCCATCCGTCCGATAACCTCGGCGGTATTCTCGCGGTGGCCGACCACCTGTCGCAAAAACACCTGGCCAATGGCGAGGCGCCGCTGACCGTTCGCGCGGTGCTGGAAGCCATGATCATGGCCCACGAGATTCAAGGTGTGATTGCCCTGGAAAACTCGTTCAACCGCGTCGGCCTCGATCATGTGATTCTGGTGAAAGTCGCCTCGACGGCCGTCACCGCCAAGCTCATGGGCGCCAATCGCGAGCAACTGCTGTCGGCCTTGTCCCATGCCTTTGCCGACGGCCAGGCGTTGCGCACGTACCGGCATGCGCCGAACGCCGGGTCGCGTAAATCCTGGGCTGCAGGGGATGCGTCCAGCCGTGGCGTGCGTCTGGCGGACATTGCGATGCGTGGTGAGATGGGCATCCCCGGCGTACTGACCGCCAAGCAATGGGGGTTCTACGACGTGCTGTTCAGCCACACCAACAACGACCTGGGGCTCAAGCCTGAAGGCAAACGCGCTTTCAGTTTTTCCCGGCCGTTCGGCAGCTATGTGATGGAAAACGTGCTGTTCAAGATCAGCTTTCCCGCCGAGTTCCACGCGCAAACGGCCTGCGAGGCAGCCGTCACCCTGCATCCATTGGTCAGGAATCGCCTGCATGAAATCGACAGGATCGTTATCACCACCCACGAATCAGCGATCCGCATCATCTCCAAGGTCGGCCCGCTGGCCAACGCCGCGGACCGCGATCACTGCCTCCAGTACATGACCGCCGTGCCCCTGGTGTTCGGCAATCTGGTGGCCGAGCAGTACGAAGACGACTTCCACGCCGTGCATCCGATTATCGATGTGCTGCGCGACAAAATGGTCATCGTTGAAGACCCGCGTTTCACTCGCGAATACCTGGAGCCGGACAAGCGCTCCATCGCCAATGGGCTGCAGGTGTTCTTCAAGGATGGTTCCAGCACCGAAAACGTGGTGGTGGAATACCCGATCGGCCATCGCCGTCGCCGTGCCGACGGAATTCCGTTGTTGGAAGAGAAGTTCAAGGTCAATCTGGCGACGCGATTTACGGCGCAGCGGAGTGCCGAAATCTTTGCGCTGTGCAAAGACCAGGCTGCGCTGGAGGCGACGCCTGTGAACCGGTTTGTGGATTTGTTTGTGATCTAG
- a CDS encoding pyruvate, water dikinase regulatory protein produces the protein MKRSAFFISDGTGITAETLGQSLLAQFENITFSKIIRPYIDDVDKARAMVQQINKAAENDGFRPIIFDTIVNQDIREILATSNGFMIDIFSTFLAPLEQELSEHSSYTVGKSHSIGHNSNYMERIEAVNFALDNDDGARTHYYDKADLILVGVSRCGKTPTCLYMAMQFGIRAANYPLTEDDMERLQLPTALRAHHHKLFGLTIDPDRLTAIRNERKPNSRYSSYAQCEFEVREVENLFRRENIPHINSTHFSVEEISAKILVEKGVERRFK, from the coding sequence ATGAAACGATCTGCTTTCTTTATCTCCGATGGCACCGGCATTACCGCCGAAACCCTCGGCCAAAGCCTGCTGGCGCAGTTCGAAAACATTACCTTCAGCAAAATCATACGACCGTATATCGACGACGTAGATAAAGCGCGGGCCATGGTACAACAAATCAACAAAGCCGCCGAAAACGATGGTTTTCGTCCGATTATTTTCGACACCATTGTCAATCAGGACATTCGTGAGATTCTCGCAACGTCGAATGGTTTCATGATCGACATTTTCTCGACCTTCCTGGCGCCCCTCGAACAGGAACTGAGCGAGCATTCGTCCTACACCGTCGGCAAATCCCACTCCATCGGCCACAACTCCAATTACATGGAGCGCATCGAGGCGGTGAACTTCGCCCTCGACAATGACGATGGCGCCCGCACGCACTATTACGACAAAGCTGACCTGATACTAGTAGGCGTGTCGCGATGCGGCAAAACACCGACGTGTTTGTACATGGCCATGCAATTCGGCATCCGCGCAGCCAACTATCCGCTGACCGAAGACGACATGGAGCGCCTGCAACTGCCGACGGCCCTGCGCGCCCATCATCACAAGCTGTTCGGCCTGACCATCGACCCGGACCGCCTCACCGCAATCCGTAACGAACGCAAACCCAACAGCCGTTATTCGAGCTACGCGCAGTGTGAATTCGAAGTGCGCGAGGTGGAGAATCTGTTTCGTCGCGAGAACATTCCCCACATCAACTCCACACATTTCTCGGTGGAAGAGATCTCGGCGAAGATTCTGGTGGAGAAAGGTGTGGAGCGGCGGTTCAAGTAA
- the ppsA gene encoding phosphoenolpyruvate synthase, translated as MVEYVVSLDKLGVHDVEHVGGKNASLGEMISNLAGAGVSVPGGFATTAQAYRDFLELSGLNDQIHAALDALDVDDVNALAKTGAQIRQWIMEAEFPEKLNAEIRTAFATLSAGNPDMAVAVRSSATAEDLPDASFAGQQETFLNIRGVENVIRAAKEVFASLFNDRAISYRVHQGFDHKLVALSAGVQRMVRSETGTAGVMFTLDTESGFRDVVFITGAYGLGETVVQGAVNPDEFYVHKGTLEAGRPAILRRNLGSKAIKMIYGDEAKAGKSVKTVDVDKADRARFCLTDAEVSELAKQAMIIEKHYKCPMDIEWAKDGDDGKLYIVQARPETVKSRTQANVMERYLLKETGTVLVEGRAIGQRIGAGKVRIIKDVSEMDKVQPGDVLVSDMTDPDWEPVMKRASAIVTNRGGRTCHAAIIARELGIPAVVGCGNATQLLKDGQGVTVSCAEGDTGYIFEGELGFDIKKNSVDAMPDLPFKIMMNVGNPDRAFDFAQLPNAGVGLARLEFIINRMIGVHPKALLNYDGLPQEIKDSVDKRIAGYNDPVGFYVDKLVEGISTLAAAFWPKKVIVRLSDFKSNEYANLIGGKLYEPEEENPMLGFRGASRYISESFRDCFELECRALKRVRNEMGLTNVEIMVPFVRTLGEASQVVDLLAENGLARGDNGLRVIMMCELPSNAILAEEFLEFFDGFSIGSNDLTQLTLGLDRDSGIIAHLFDERNPAVKKLLGNAIAACNKAGKYIGICGQGPSDHPDLAKWLMEQGIESVSLNPDSVLETWFFLAEGQASA; from the coding sequence TTGGTAGAGTACGTAGTTTCCCTCGATAAGCTCGGCGTCCATGATGTAGAGCATGTGGGGGGCAAGAACGCATCCCTGGGCGAGATGATCAGTAACCTTGCAGGCGCCGGTGTATCGGTGCCAGGTGGCTTTGCCACGACAGCTCAGGCTTATCGTGATTTTCTGGAACTGAGCGGCCTGAACGATCAGATCCACGCCGCCCTCGACGCCCTGGACGTCGATGATGTAAACGCCTTGGCCAAGACCGGCGCCCAGATCCGTCAATGGATCATGGAAGCCGAGTTCCCCGAGAAGCTCAACGCCGAGATCCGCACCGCGTTCGCCACGCTGTCGGCCGGCAACCCTGACATGGCGGTGGCCGTGCGCTCTTCCGCTACCGCCGAAGACCTGCCGGACGCTTCCTTCGCCGGCCAGCAGGAAACCTTCCTGAACATCCGTGGTGTCGAAAACGTCATTCGCGCCGCCAAAGAGGTGTTCGCTTCACTGTTCAACGATCGCGCCATTTCCTACCGCGTCCACCAGGGCTTCGACCACAAGCTGGTGGCCCTGTCGGCTGGCGTGCAGCGCATGGTCCGCTCCGAAACCGGCACCGCCGGGGTGATGTTCACCCTCGATACCGAATCGGGCTTCCGTGACGTGGTGTTCATCACCGGCGCCTACGGCCTGGGTGAAACCGTCGTACAAGGCGCGGTGAACCCGGATGAGTTCTACGTCCACAAAGGCACGCTGGAAGCCGGCCGCCCGGCCATCCTGCGTCGCAACCTGGGCAGCAAAGCCATCAAGATGATCTACGGCGACGAAGCCAAGGCCGGTAAATCGGTCAAGACCGTCGACGTGGACAAGGCCGATCGTGCGCGTTTCTGCCTGACCGACGCCGAAGTCAGCGAGCTGGCCAAGCAGGCGATGATCATCGAGAAGCACTACAAGTGCCCGATGGACATCGAATGGGCCAAAGACGGCGACGACGGCAAGCTCTACATCGTGCAGGCCCGTCCGGAAACCGTGAAAAGCCGTACCCAGGCCAACGTCATGGAACGTTACCTGTTGAAAGAAACCGGCACCGTGCTGGTGGAAGGTCGCGCCATCGGCCAGCGCATCGGCGCCGGCAAGGTGCGGATCATCAAGGACGTGTCCGAGATGGACAAAGTCCAGCCGGGCGATGTTCTGGTTTCCGACATGACCGACCCGGACTGGGAACCGGTCATGAAGCGCGCCAGCGCCATCGTCACCAACCGTGGCGGCCGCACCTGCCACGCGGCGATCATCGCTCGCGAGCTGGGCATTCCGGCCGTGGTTGGCTGCGGCAACGCCACCCAGCTGTTGAAAGACGGCCAGGGCGTGACCGTTTCCTGCGCTGAAGGCGACACCGGTTACATCTTCGAAGGCGAACTGGGCTTCGACATCAAGAAAAACTCCGTGGATGCCATGCCGGATCTGCCGTTCAAGATCATGATGAACGTCGGCAACCCGGACCGCGCCTTCGACTTCGCGCAACTGCCGAATGCCGGTGTGGGCCTGGCCCGTCTGGAATTCATCATCAACCGCATGATCGGTGTGCACCCCAAGGCGCTGTTGAACTACGACGGCCTGCCGCAGGAAATCAAGGACAGCGTCGACAAGCGCATTGCCGGTTACAACGATCCGGTGGGTTTCTATGTCGACAAGCTGGTCGAAGGCATCAGCACCCTGGCGGCAGCGTTCTGGCCGAAAAAGGTCATCGTGCGTCTGTCGGACTTCAAGTCCAACGAATACGCGAACCTGATCGGCGGCAAACTCTACGAGCCGGAAGAAGAAAACCCGATGCTGGGCTTCCGTGGCGCTTCGCGTTACATCAGCGAATCGTTCCGTGACTGCTTCGAGCTCGAATGCCGCGCCCTCAAGCGCGTGCGTAACGAGATGGGCCTGACCAACGTTGAAATCATGGTGCCGTTCGTCCGTACCCTGGGTGAAGCGAGCCAGGTGGTCGATCTGTTGGCCGAAAACGGTCTGGCCCGTGGCGACAACGGTCTGCGCGTGATCATGATGTGCGAACTGCCGTCCAACGCGATCCTGGCTGAAGAGTTCCTCGAGTTCTTCGACGGCTTCTCCATCGGCTCCAACGACCTGACCCAGCTTACCCTGGGCCTGGACCGTGACTCCGGGATCATCGCGCACCTGTTTGACGAGCGAAATCCTGCGGTCAAGAAACTGCTGGGCAACGCCATTGCCGCGTGCAACAAGGCCGGCAAGTACATCGGCATCTGCGGTCAGGGCCCTTCGGACCACCCTGATCTGGCCAAATGGCTGATGGAGCAGGGCATCGAAAGCGTTTCGCTGAACCCCGATTCCGTACTGGAAACCTGGTTCTTCCTGGCTGAAGGTCAGGCTTCGGCTTGA
- a CDS encoding alpha/beta fold hydrolase, which translates to MQSSSNLFPVALISAERRGDLSEDVYRLKPGNSPDGTVELAVTRLGLADEPAVRGVPVILLHGSFSNRRFWFSPKGLGLGAYLTRLGFDVWIPEMRGHGLSQRNQNYRQNRVADYARYDLPAIGAFVREQSGQIPHWIGHSLGGITLAAALGGQYLGEPAVASAAFFGTQVSRTYWPLKFPPVEWSGRFILKRFSQLSGSRLKRGPEDEPIGLALESMRWYGLFGRFGDADKDWWAGLAEVQLPVLAVSAAGDHQDPTWACRKLFDQVGSEHKQFITLGREQGFGDNFGHVEMLVSKAAQTEVWPLVARWLVDQQTPLLGEKPDLAAAI; encoded by the coding sequence ATGCAAAGTAGCAGCAACCTATTTCCTGTCGCTCTGATCAGCGCCGAGCGGCGCGGCGATCTGAGCGAAGACGTCTATCGTTTGAAACCCGGCAACAGCCCCGACGGTACCGTCGAACTGGCTGTGACGCGCCTGGGTCTGGCCGATGAGCCGGCGGTGCGTGGCGTGCCGGTGATTCTGTTGCACGGCAGCTTTTCCAATCGACGGTTCTGGTTCTCTCCCAAAGGTTTGGGTCTGGGCGCTTACCTGACGCGTCTGGGATTCGATGTGTGGATTCCGGAAATGCGCGGTCACGGCCTGTCTCAGCGCAACCAGAACTATCGCCAGAACCGCGTTGCCGACTATGCGCGTTACGATTTGCCGGCCATTGGTGCGTTCGTGCGCGAACAGAGCGGCCAGATCCCGCACTGGATCGGCCATTCCCTGGGGGGCATTACCCTGGCCGCGGCATTGGGCGGTCAGTACCTGGGCGAGCCCGCCGTGGCTTCCGCGGCGTTTTTCGGTACGCAGGTCAGCCGCACCTACTGGCCGTTGAAGTTTCCACCGGTGGAGTGGAGCGGACGCTTCATCCTCAAGCGGTTTTCCCAGCTATCGGGTTCACGGCTCAAGCGCGGCCCGGAGGACGAGCCGATAGGCCTGGCCCTGGAAAGCATGCGCTGGTACGGGCTGTTCGGCCGTTTTGGCGATGCCGACAAAGACTGGTGGGCGGGGTTGGCCGAGGTGCAATTGCCGGTGCTGGCCGTTAGCGCCGCGGGCGATCATCAGGACCCGACCTGGGCCTGCCGCAAGCTGTTCGATCAAGTTGGCTCCGAGCACAAGCAATTCATTACCCTTGGCCGCGAGCAAGGCTTTGGCGATAATTTCGGTCACGTGGAAATGCTGGTCAGCAAGGCTGCGCAAACTGAAGTCTGGCCGTTGGTAGCGCGCTGGCTGGTGGATCAACAGACGCCTTTATTGGGCGAAAAGCCGGATTTGGCCGCAGCGATTTGA
- the rraA gene encoding ribonuclease E activity regulator RraA, which translates to MNHYLTPDLCDAYPELVQVLEPMFSNFGGRDSFGGEIVTIKCFEDNSLVKEQVELKGNGKVLVVDGGGSLRRALMGDMLAEKAANNGWEGLVIYGCIRDVDVIAQTDLGVQALASHPMKTERRGVGELNIAVTFAGVTFHPGHYIYADNNGVIVSPSPLAMPE; encoded by the coding sequence ATGAACCATTACCTCACGCCTGACCTGTGCGACGCCTACCCGGAGCTGGTGCAGGTGTTGGAACCGATGTTCAGCAATTTCGGTGGCCGTGACTCCTTCGGCGGCGAAATCGTGACCATCAAATGCTTCGAAGATAACTCGCTGGTCAAGGAACAAGTCGAGCTCAAGGGCAACGGCAAGGTGCTGGTGGTCGACGGTGGCGGTTCCCTGCGTCGCGCGCTGATGGGCGACATGCTGGCCGAGAAAGCCGCGAACAACGGTTGGGAAGGGCTGGTTATCTACGGTTGCATCCGCGACGTCGATGTCATCGCGCAAACCGACCTTGGTGTCCAGGCCCTGGCCAGTCACCCGATGAAAACCGAGAGGCGCGGTGTTGGTGAGCTCAACATCGCTGTGACCTTTGCGGGTGTGACGTTCCATCCTGGCCACTACATCTACGCGGACAACAATGGCGTGATCGTTTCGCCAAGCCCGCTTGCAATGCCTGAATAA
- a CDS encoding zinc transporter ZntB, with protein MFEEENAQWGLVHALVLDGKGGARSIARTELDDLQLQAHESLWLHWDRSHPQTQTWLRKFSGLSEFSCDLLLEENTRPRLLPLPDSELLLFLRGVNLNPGAEPEDMVSVRIFGSAQRVISLRLRPLRATDELLVQLAEGKGPRTASELILYMAQYLTNKVQDLVACLSEVVDEEEEKLDADERYTPEHGAILHIRRRAAGLKRFLAPQRDIFGQLTRIKLPWFCEDDGDYWNELNNSLTRYLEELELTRERVGLVLEAEDRRLNERMNRTMYRFGIITGIFLPMSFLTGLLGINVGGIPFSASPYGFLIACLLMVSVALGQWWLFRRLRWV; from the coding sequence ATGTTCGAGGAAGAAAACGCGCAATGGGGGCTGGTGCATGCCCTGGTGCTGGACGGTAAAGGCGGTGCGCGTTCGATAGCCCGGACTGAACTCGATGACTTGCAGCTGCAGGCCCATGAAAGCCTGTGGCTGCACTGGGATCGCAGTCACCCGCAAACCCAGACATGGCTGCGCAAATTCAGCGGTCTGAGTGAATTTAGTTGCGACTTGTTGCTGGAAGAGAACACCCGGCCGCGCCTCTTGCCGCTGCCGGACTCCGAGTTGCTGCTGTTTCTGCGCGGGGTCAACCTCAATCCAGGTGCCGAGCCGGAAGACATGGTCTCGGTACGGATCTTCGGTTCGGCCCAGCGGGTGATCTCCTTGCGTTTGCGGCCGTTGCGCGCCACCGATGAGTTGCTGGTGCAACTGGCCGAAGGCAAAGGGCCGAGAACCGCTTCCGAACTGATCCTCTATATGGCGCAATACCTGACCAACAAGGTGCAGGATCTGGTCGCTTGCCTCTCCGAGGTGGTCGATGAAGAGGAAGAAAAGCTCGATGCCGACGAACGGTATACTCCCGAGCACGGCGCCATTTTGCACATCCGCCGCCGGGCCGCCGGACTGAAGCGTTTTCTGGCGCCGCAGCGGGATATTTTCGGTCAGCTGACACGGATAAAACTGCCGTGGTTCTGCGAAGATGATGGCGACTACTGGAACGAATTGAACAACAGCCTTACCCGTTATCTCGAGGAGCTGGAATTGACCCGCGAGCGCGTGGGGCTGGTCCTGGAGGCCGAAGACCGGCGTCTGAACGAGCGCATGAACCGCACGATGTACCGCTTCGGGATCATTACCGGGATCTTTTTACCGATGAGCTTTCTGACCGGCCTTTTGGGGATCAACGTCGGTGGTATTCCATTCTCCGCCAGCCCCTACGGCTTTCTGATTGCTTGCCTGTTGATGGTCTCGGTGGCATTGGGGCAGTGGTGGTTATTCCGACGTTTGCGTTGGGTCTGA
- a CDS encoding mechanosensitive ion channel domain-containing protein has product MELDLWTQSLVTAMTALWTKVANFIPNLFGALVVLLLGFVVAKLLDTLLSKLLAKLGLDRLMGGTGLTKLLSRAGLQVPISTLIGKIVYWFVLLIFLVSAAESLGLERVSATLDMLALYLPKVFGAALVLLVGVLLAQLANGLVRGAAEGVGLDYAAGLGRIAQGLVIIISISVAISQLEVKTDLLNHVIVIVLITVGLAVALAMGLGSREIAGQILAGIYVRELYQVGQQVRVGEVEGQIEEIGTVKTTVLTDEGELVSLSNRILLEQHVSSR; this is encoded by the coding sequence ATGGAACTTGATCTCTGGACTCAGAGCCTCGTCACTGCAATGACTGCGTTGTGGACCAAAGTTGCAAACTTCATTCCGAACCTGTTTGGCGCACTGGTTGTGCTGCTGTTGGGTTTTGTCGTGGCCAAGCTGCTCGACACGCTACTCTCCAAATTGCTCGCCAAACTGGGCCTCGATCGCCTGATGGGCGGTACCGGGCTGACTAAACTGCTGTCCCGTGCCGGCCTTCAGGTGCCTATCTCGACGCTGATCGGCAAGATCGTCTATTGGTTCGTTCTGCTGATTTTCCTGGTGTCGGCCGCAGAATCCCTTGGACTTGAGCGAGTTTCGGCTACGCTGGACATGCTGGCGTTGTATTTGCCGAAAGTATTTGGCGCCGCGCTGGTGCTGTTGGTGGGGGTCTTGCTGGCGCAACTGGCCAATGGGCTGGTGCGGGGCGCGGCAGAAGGCGTAGGGCTGGATTACGCCGCGGGCCTGGGGCGAATTGCCCAGGGCCTGGTGATCATCATCAGTATTTCGGTCGCGATCAGCCAGTTGGAGGTCAAGACAGACCTGCTCAACCATGTGATCGTGATCGTGTTGATTACCGTTGGTCTGGCGGTTGCGCTGGCCATGGGGTTGGGAAGCCGGGAAATTGCCGGCCAGATTCTTGCTGGAATCTATGTGCGTGAGTTGTATCAGGTTGGGCAACAAGTGCGTGTTGGCGAGGTCGAAGGTCAGATCGAAGAGATCGGCACGGTGAAAACCACAGTGCTGACCGACGAGGGTGAGCTAGTCTCTCTCTCGAATCGGATTCTCCTGGAGCAGCATGTGAGTAGCCGCTAA
- the sigX gene encoding RNA polymerase sigma factor SigX → MNKAQSLSTRYDPRELSDEELVARSHTELFHVTRAYEELMRRYQRTLFNVCARYLGNDRDADDVCQEVMLKVLYGLKNFEGKSKFKTWLYSITYNECITQYRKERRKRRLMDALSLDPLEEASEEKAPKPEEKGGLDRWLVYVNPIDREILVLRFVAELEFQEIADIMHMGLSATKMRYKRALDKLREKFAGIAET, encoded by the coding sequence TTGAATAAAGCTCAATCGCTCTCCACGCGCTACGACCCCCGCGAGCTCTCTGATGAGGAGTTGGTCGCGCGCTCGCATACCGAGCTGTTTCACGTAACCCGCGCCTATGAAGAACTGATGCGGCGTTACCAGCGAACATTATTTAACGTTTGTGCGCGGTATCTTGGGAACGATCGCGATGCAGATGATGTCTGTCAGGAAGTGATGTTGAAGGTGCTGTACGGCCTGAAGAACTTCGAGGGGAAATCGAAGTTCAAGACGTGGCTGTACAGCATCACGTACAACGAGTGCATCACGCAGTATCGGAAGGAACGGCGTAAGCGTCGCTTGATGGACGCTTTGAGTCTGGACCCCCTCGAGGAAGCGTCTGAAGAAAAGGCGCCGAAACCCGAGGAAAAGGGTGGACTTGATCGCTGGCTGGTGTATGTGAACCCGATTGATCGTGAAATTCTGGTGCTACGATTTGTCGCAGAGCTGGAATTTCAGGAGATCGCGGACATCATGCACATGGGTTTGAGTGCAACAAAAATGCGGTACAAACGCGCTCTAGACAAATTGCGTGAGAAATTTGCAGGCATTGCTGAAACTTAG